The proteins below are encoded in one region of Fimbriimonadaceae bacterium:
- a CDS encoding type II secretion system F family protein, whose amino-acid sequence MPVYSYTFKDLSGGLQKGTAEAEDEQSLRNRFSEQGLEVVEVSMIKKSGKTSTKRTGRVKLKDLAVFCRQFSTMVDAGVSLVRCLDVLSRQTQNPKLKRILLDIGERVEGGESLSRAMQRHPRAFNNLFVGLIRAGEVGGVLEETLQRLSMFLEADVALRRKVQSALTYPVLVMVAAIGIVIFLVSWVVPQFAQLFKDIGLKDDEFPAMTKFLIDLSANFKNNWLIILITIAVVWGGWKLFVSTRFGRRTADRIRLMLPVFGKLHHKICMARFSRTMGTLLTSGVPILQAMETVSGTVGNSIMADAVLDARARIREGDRIGDPLEASKMFPPMVVHMIGVGEESGSLDYMLQKIADFYEAEVEAQLASLTAALEPILIIFLGFIVGFIVIAMFLPLIKVIEGLSSGEAE is encoded by the coding sequence ATGCCAGTCTATTCCTACACCTTTAAAGACCTGAGCGGGGGCCTTCAGAAAGGCACGGCCGAGGCTGAGGACGAGCAGTCCTTAAGGAACCGGTTCAGCGAGCAGGGCCTCGAAGTGGTCGAGGTCAGCATGATCAAGAAGTCTGGAAAGACTTCGACCAAGCGGACCGGCAGGGTCAAGCTGAAGGACTTGGCCGTCTTCTGCCGCCAGTTCAGCACCATGGTGGACGCGGGCGTCTCCCTGGTCCGCTGCCTCGACGTGCTCAGCCGCCAGACCCAGAACCCCAAGCTCAAAAGGATCTTGCTGGACATCGGCGAGAGGGTCGAGGGCGGCGAAAGCTTGAGCCGCGCCATGCAACGCCACCCTCGGGCCTTCAACAACCTCTTCGTCGGCTTGATCCGCGCCGGTGAGGTCGGCGGCGTCTTGGAAGAGACCCTTCAGCGCCTTTCCATGTTCTTGGAAGCGGACGTCGCGCTGCGCCGCAAGGTGCAGTCCGCCCTCACCTATCCGGTGCTCGTCATGGTCGCCGCGATCGGCATCGTCATCTTCCTCGTCAGTTGGGTCGTCCCGCAGTTCGCCCAGCTCTTCAAGGACATCGGCCTGAAGGACGACGAGTTCCCCGCTATGACGAAGTTCTTGATCGACCTCAGCGCGAACTTCAAGAACAACTGGCTGATCATCCTGATCACCATCGCGGTCGTCTGGGGCGGCTGGAAGCTCTTCGTCTCCACCCGCTTTGGCCGGAGGACGGCGGACCGCATCCGCTTGATGCTGCCCGTCTTCGGCAAGCTGCACCACAAGATCTGCATGGCCCGGTTCAGCCGCACGATGGGCACCCTGCTCACCTCGGGCGTCCCCATACTGCAAGCCATGGAGACGGTGAGCGGCACGGTCGGCAACTCGATCATGGCGGACGCCGTGCTCGACGCCCGCGCCCGCATCCGCGAAGGAGACCGGATCGGCGACCCGCTCGAGGCCAGCAAGATGTTCCCGCCGATGGTCGTGCACATGATCGGCGTCGGGGAGGAATCGGGCTCGCTCGACTACATGCTGCAGAAGATCGCCGACTTCTACGAGGCCGAGGTGGAAGCCCAGCTCGCCTCGCTCACGGCGGCCCTGGAGCCGATCCTGATCATCTTCCTCGGCTTCATCGTCGGCTTCATCGTCATCGCGATGTTCCTCCCGCTCATCAAGGTCATCGAGGGCCTCTCAAGCGGCGAAGCGGAATAG